Proteins from a single region of Parambassis ranga chromosome 18, fParRan2.1, whole genome shotgun sequence:
- the LOC114450680 gene encoding lysine-specific demethylase 6B-like: protein MHHAVEQFGGRGTRDSFPLDGLNRGPWPPVGGHAWQPSARCSPAMNQHQLLPHLPPGPMGGLNHHSKYLSNGPMRGGEKLELPQAMLPGIQREQHRPPPHHLHPPPPHRAWEQLSQLYESHLPPQGHPGVPLPNEHSLRLRNRGYGGGCGPPHNPHPSRPNQLLKFGGPQEQHVPRGPPLLGDEMWAQVHQQRAYPGKMLAGQLKRPGPPLGEHSVIQHTPPPSLNSHPAAEDSPSPSKRKRSSDQVSHPGMQRFSGAGPSLLSQQQASVQHPPPKPAFWNPLHKDNSSPWQPQTSDRKNPQSQDFQENNKQGMGSYTQKSSPASSTSSILSPLPNSSPGSYKHAPQFHKDTLQPQAGNHQSPHSSCSSPSSKLERTPPCQAMEPRGLHNQRGPPIGGQGGSQATSHTASAPNRGDRDRHLHAQSSPANASATSKNNSSSSSSVPYSHFQPHPGLGHQGPPPPPASSTSVPQQQQNGPHESWRYQSRPSSHSLESGIYRPSGLLAPLEKSHNQVTDSRLPVPPQHHVSPPLPPTNSTRMPVITSNPPMYQASCSVSRHGNTGSNGVTKAGLSTVITSPPAGCSGNNGSSNNSWQRKPIPPTSTSTKSQIDTMLQPQCQRGQVPPANQSHRQGLHTPQQQGLAKSQPMKEKMSYYAQAELEQPPPFSSSSLFSSGHQRAGDSVITSRVSNPLPSSPTYFPASHSTVSSSSPAVFSKVSHQHDSASTQRYSQPQSHSAPTSVPQSIEEALDKLDAELQGHMQAEERRKRDREEQDKKIREEEQRKREWEIRQSEERKRKEQQRKEEERKKREIERQEDERRRREWEKQEQERKKREEERKKREWEKKERERKRREWERQEEERKRREAEEQERKRELERAEEEKKRRMEEERKEEERRRMERKRDDKLCSTKGKEQTAIENLERLLSANTPSAPPPPPLSSAAALPSAPPAPISQASPPYPWLSRGGIPPCPPGQTPAFTTPVERLRPPPLTPQTEYAREKQRQREMWNNGGMTFSPSSTHNTSGMNQPVYPNKPPAMQAAPNQSKDSARERDGSQPSLSTMALREPPKLYQALPPPPLSSCRGILNKQAAESGLENASHCITDSDSAQFEEEPSEMSTLLPDGLANIMAMLDESIKKEEELYNAEKTTGNFSPSAEPIKGYLCAPDLIPATKHQPMQEDFGSNASPPVLSRQGSLASPCSRTSSLNEEDEDYLKASRSVPKMSMDMVLGAGNTNYRHSDLAKLYGLPEQTKSEADDDDDEEDSEAPSCSPPPQRPHLHQTGINSMFKSLTTVLESQKYAYRGGPFGRPPPSALVGVKYSSSLSLGPDICPQQQGSSPTSDSTNPPFSPAVPHLKSSPRSLLEDKKLKLEDSDVLTDEGETEEEKTDKKRTVHIIKPIKGVKEEQQLTISESSLSELSKSCEVMLSQQSLANKSHGKQEDRHKPDKVKEHRDKDRDREREKEKRKHGHSSRKHDDRKEKKKHREKRDDLSSSSSQSGSSHKRHKEGKSHKEKKDRIILGDLNLQRKEGSEKNRTHYDSEKKKRKEVCGASSTSEGAEWTSTSGERTSEHKKGSEPGTLGSTDFLKLKALSDGPPKELKIRLIKVESGDRETFIASEVEEKRIPLKDINIKNTASEIIRSCKGARIKEKFKESYLLPAFSVKPIITTEEPIPREKLNPPTPSIYLESKRDAFSPVLLQFCTDPKNPVTVIRGLAGSLRLNLGLFSTKSLVEANAEQAVEVRTQVQQPADENWDATGTGQTWPCESSRSHTTIAKYAQYQASSFQESLQEEKGSDEEDEEDDEKEKKPANTADTSIKDISKENSNGEQKPVGKIIKFGTNIDLSDPKRWKPQLQELQKLPAFMRVASNGNMLSHVGHTILGMNTVQLYMKVPGSRTPGHQENNNFCSVNINIGPGDCEWFSVHENYWEAINDFCEKHGVDYLTGSWWPVLEDLYNANIPVYRFIQRPGDLVWINAGTVHWVQAVGWCNNIAWNVGPLSGYQYQLALERYEWNEVKKVKSIVPMIHVSWNVARTLKITDPDTYKMIKHCLLQSMKHIHILRDQLVAEGKKICYQSRVKDEPAYYCNECDVEVFNLLFVTSESNSRKMYVVHCEDCARERSPNLTNVVVLEQYRIEELMNIYDSFSLTSSSR, encoded by the exons ATGCATCACGCAGTAGAGCAGTTTGGTGGCCGAGGCACACGGGATTCCTTCCCTCTGGACGGACTCAACCGGGGGCCATGGCCTCCAGTGGGAGGCCACGCCTGGCAGCCTTCTGCCAG GTGTTCACCTGCAATGAACCAACACCAGCTACTTCCTCATCTACCTCCTGGACCTATGGGTGGACTGAACCATCACAGTAAATACTTAAGCAATGG GCCCATGCGAGGAGGTGAAAAGCTTGAGCTCCCACAGGCAATGTTACCAGGTATACAGAGGGAGCAGCACAGACCccctcctcatcatcttcatcctccacctccccaTAGAGCATGGGAGCAACTAAGTCAATTGTATGAGTCCCACCTTCCTCCCCAAGGACATCCTGGTGTGCCGCTCCCCAATGAGCACTCGCTCCGTCTCCGTAACCGAGGCTATGGAGGCGGTTGTGGGCCTCCGCATAATCCACATCCCAGTAGGCCTAACCAACTGCTGAAG TTTGGGGGTCCTCAGGAGCAGCATGTTCCCAGGGGTCCACCATTGCTTGGAGATGAAATGTGGGCTCAGGTGCACCAG CAGAGGGCATATCCAGGGAAGATGCTTGCTGGTCAGTTAAAGAGACCAGGTCCTCCTTTAGGAGAGCATTCTGTTATTCaacacactcctcctccatcactgaaCTCACAcccagctgcagaggacagtccCAGCCCcagcaagaggaagaggagttcgGATCAG GTCTCCCACCCTGGGATGCAGCGTTTCTCGGGTGCTGGCCCGTCTTTACTGTCTCAGCAGCAGGCATCAGTTCAGCACCCCCCTCCAAAACCTGCATTCTGGAACCCCCTTCACAAAGACAACAGCAGTCCCTGGCAGCCCCAGACCTCTGACCGCAAGAATCCACAATCGCAGGACTTTCAG gaaaataacaaacaaGGGATGGGCAGCTACACCCAAAAGtcctctcctgcctcctccacctcttccatcCTCTCCCCTCTACCAAATTCCTCTCCAGGAAGCTACAAACATGCTCCTCAATTCCACAAAGACACATTACAACCTCAGGCTGGAAACCATCAGTCCCCACACTCCTCCTGCTCCAGTCCCAGCTCTAAACTGGAGCGAACACCACCCTGCCAGGCCATGGAACCTCGTGGCCTTCACAACCAGAGAGGCCCTCCTATTGGGGGGCAAGGTGGCAGCCAAGCTACCTCTCACACAGCATCTGCTCCAAATAGAGGAGACAGAGATCGTCACCTACATGCTCAGTCGTCACCAGCAAATGCTTCTGCAAccagcaaaaacaacagcagcagcagcagcagtgtgcctTACAGTCACTTCCAGCCTCATCCAGGGCTGGGGCACcagggtcctcctcctcctcctgccagcaGCACCTCAGTACCTCAGCAACAACAAAATGGTCCCCATGAGTCCTGGAGATACCAGAGCAGGCCCAGCAGTCACTCCCTG GAGTCAGGCATCTACAGGCCTTCAGGTCTGCTAGCTCCACTCGAGAAGAGCCACAATCAGGTCACAGATAGTCGGCTTCCAGTTCCACCCCAGCATCATGTCAGCCCCCCTCTGCCTCCAACCAACTCCACTCGAATGCCTGTCATCACATCCAATCCTCCCATGTACCaagcctcctgctctgtcagcCGCCATGGCAACACTGGCAGTAATGGTGTTACCAAGGCTGGTCTCTCCACAGTGATCacatcgccccctgctggctgctctgGGAACAATGGCAGCAGTAATAACAGTTGGCAAAGAAAGCCAATACCCCCCACGTCCACCAGCACCAAGTCTCAAATAGACACTATGCTGCAACCACAATGTCAGAGAGGCCAAGTCCCCCCTGCTAACCAGTCTCATCGACAGGGGCTGCACACTCCACAACAACAGGGGCTTGCTAAGTCCCAGCCTATGAAGGAGAAGATGTCATACTATGCTCAGGCAGAACTGGAACAACCTCCACCATTTTCCTCCTCATCTTTGTTCTCCTCAGGGCACCAGAGGGCAGGGGACAGTGTGATTACAAGCAGAGTGTCAAATCCACTTCCTAGCTCTCCAACATACTTCCCTGCTTCTCACTCTACTGTCAGCTCGTCCAGTCCAGCTGTCTTTTCCAAAGTGAGCCATCAGCACGACTCTGCTTCAACACAAAGGTACTCTCAGCCTCAGAGCCATTCAGCCCCGACCTCTGTTCCTCAGTCCATCGAAGAGGCTTTAGACAAGCTTGATGCTGAGCTGCAGGGACACATGCAAGCCgaggaaaggaggaagagggacagagaggagcaAGACAAGAaaatcagagaggaggagcaaagaaagagagaatggGAAATAAGACAAagtgaggagaggaagaggaaagagcaacaaaggaaggaggaagagaggaaaaagagagaaattgagagacaggaggatgagagaagaaggagagaatgggaaaaacaagagcaggagagaaagaaacgagaagaggagaggaagaagagagaatgGGAGAAGAAGGAGCGGGAACGGAAGAGGAGGGAGTGGGAGaggcaagaggaggagagaaagaggagagaagcggaggagcaggagagaaagagagaactggagagggcagaggaagaaaagaaaagacggatggaggaggagaggaaagaagaggagaggagaaggatggAGCGCAAGAGGGATGACAAACTGTGCAGTACTAAAGGAAAGGAGCAGACTGCTATTGAAAATCTGGAAAGACTGCTCTCTGCCAACACCccttctgctcctccacctcctcctctgtcttcagCTGCTGCACTTCCTTCAGCTCCACCAGCGCCTATCTCCCAGGCTTCCCCTCCGTACCCCTGGCTCAGCCGTGGTGGCATACCGCCCTgtcctccaggccagactcCCGCCTTCACCACTCCTGTCGAAAGGCTTCGGCCGCCTCCTCTCACACCTCAGACTGAATATgccagagagaagcagaggcagagagagatgtGGAACAATGGCGGAATGACATTCAGCCCCTCATCAACACACAATACCTCAGGGATGAACCAGCCGGTGTACCCCAACAAACCCCCGGCAATGCAAGCAGCACCCAACCAATCCAAAGACTCAGCCAGGGAGAGAGACGGCAGCCAACCCTCTCTCTCTACCATGGCACTTAGAGAGCCCCCCAAGCTGTATCAGGCCCTTCCACCACCACCTTTGTCCTCTTGTAGGGGAATCCTCAACAAACAGGCAGCAGAAAGTGGTTTGGAAAATGCTAgccactgcatcactgactcaGACAGTGCTCAGTTTGAGGAGGAGCCCTCAGAAATGTCCACACTGCTCCCCGATGGTCTGGCTAACATCATGGCAATGTTGGATGAATCCATCaaaaaggaagaggagctgTATAATGCTGAAAAGACCACAGGCAACTTTTCACCAAGTGCAGAGCCCATCAAgggctacctgtgtgccccggaCCTAATTCCAGCGACAAAGCACCAGCCAATGCAGGAAGACTTTGGGTCAAACGCCAGCCCTCCTGTGCTCAGCCGCCAAGGCTCTCTGGCGTCCCCTTGCAGCCGAACATCGTCTCtcaatgaggaggatgaggattaCCTTAAAGCTTCCCGAAGTGTCCCTAAGATGTCCATGGACATGGTGCTGGGAGCAGGGAACACCAACTACCGCCACAGTGACCTAGCTAAACTATATGGCCTCCCTGAGCAGACTAAAAGCGAGGCTgacgatgacgatgatgaagagGATTCTGAGGCTCCGTCTTGTTCACCCCCACCCCAAAGACCCCACCTCCATCAAACAGGTATTAACAGCATGTTCAAGTCCCTAACAACAGTCCTAGAGAGCCAGAAGTATGCTTACAGAGGTGGACCTTTTGGGAGACCCCCTCCATCTGCACTGGTCGGAGTCAAGTATTCCTCTTCACTATCACTGGGCCCTGACATCTGCCCTCAGCAGCAGGGCAGCTCTCCCACCTCGGATTCAACCAATCCACCATTCAGTCCTGCTGTTCCACACCTAAAGTCCTCTCCTCGCTCTCTTCTGGAAGACAAGAAGCTGAAACTAGAGGACAGTGATGTTTTAACAGatgaaggagaaacagaggaggaaaagacgGACAAAAAGAGGACAGTCCACATTATAAAACCTATTAAAGGGGTCAAGGAAGAACAGCAGTTGACAATCTCTGAGTCCTCTCTGTCAGAGTTGAGTAAGAGCTGCGAGGTCATGCTGAGTCAACAGTCTCTGGCTAACAAGAGTCATGGgaaacaggaggacagacacaaaCCTGATAAAGTAAAGGAGCATAGAGACaaagacagggacagagagagggagaaagagaagagaaagcacggccacagcagcaggaagcacGATGAcaggaaggaaaagaagaagcatAGAGAAAAGAGGGACGACCTTTCCTCCTCATCCAGCCAGTCCGGCTCCAGCCACAAGCGGCACAAGGAAGGCAAGAGCcacaaagagaagaaggatcgcaTCATTCTTGGTGACCTCAATCTGCAGAGGAAGGAGGGCTCAGAGAAGAACCGCACTCATTATgactcagagaaaaagaaacgcAAGGAGGTGTGTGGTGCCAGCTCCACCAGTGAAGGAGCTGAGTGGACCTCCACTTCAGGGGAAAGAACTTCTGAGCACAAGAAAGGCAGCGAGCCCGGGACCTTAGGTTCAACAGACTTTTTGAAACTAAAGGCGCTGTCCGATGGTCCTCCCAAGGAGCTGAAGATTCGCCTGATCAAAGTGGAAAGTGGGGACAGAGAAACGTTCATCGCCTccgaggtggaggagaagaggatcCCACTGAAGGACATTAACATAAAGAACACTGCCAGTGAAATTATCCGCTCCTGCAA GGGTGCCAGAATCAAAGAGAAGTTCAAGGAATCATACCTGCTGCCGGCGTTCTCGGTGAAACCCATCATAACCACGGAGGAACCCATTCCTAGAGAGAAGCTCAATCCTCCTACACCCAGCATCTAT TTGGAGAGTAAGAGAGACGCCTTCTcccctgtgctgctgcagttctGCACAGATCCCAAAAATCCTGTTACTGTCATCAGAGGTCTGGCCGGATCCTTGCGACTCA ACCTGGGGCTGTTTTCTACAAAGTCCCTGGTGGAAGCCAATGCCGAGCAGGCGGTGGAGGTGAGGACTCAGGTGCAGCAGCCTGCTGATGAGAACTGGGATGCCACTGGCACAGGTCAGACGTGGCCCTGTGAGAGCAGCCGCTCCCACACAACCATTGCTAAGTACGCCCAGTACCAGGCCTCCAGCTTCCAAGAGAGTCTGCAG GAGGAGAAAggcagtgatgaagaggatgaagaagatgatgagaaagagaagaagccaGCCAACACTGCTGATACTTCTATTAAGGACATCAGTAAAGAAAATAGCAA tgGAGAACAGAAACCTGTTGGGAAGATCATTAAATTTGGCACCAATATTGACCTATCCGATCCTAAGAG aTGGAAGCCTCAGCTGCAGGAGTTACAGAAGCTCCCAGCATTCATGCGTGTAGCATCCAATGGAAACATGCTGAGCCACGTGGGACACACCATCCTGGGCATGAACACGGTCCAGCTCTACATGAAGGTTCCAGGCAGCCGAACACCAG GTCACCAGGAGAACAACAACTTCTGCTCTGTAAACATCAACATTGGCCCTGGAGACTGCGAGTGGTTCTCTGTTCATGAGAACTACTGGGAGGCCATCAACGACTTCTGTGAAAA GCATGGGGTGGACTACCTGACAGGGTCCTGGTGGCCGGTGTTGGAGGACCTCTACAATGCTAACATCCCGGTGTACCGCTTCATCCAGAGGCCTGGAGACTTGGTGTGGATCAACGCTGGCACTGTTCACTGGGTTCAGGCTGTGGGCTGGTGCAACAATATTGCATGGAACGTTGGACCTCTCAGTG GTTACCAGTATCAGCTGGCTCTGGAGAGGTACGAGTGGAACGAAGTGAAAAAGGT